A stretch of DNA from Gasterosteus aculeatus chromosome 7, fGasAcu3.hap1.1, whole genome shotgun sequence:
tgtgaagTAGCTTCGTCTTGTCTGAAAGTAACCACTCATGATCGTTTAGTctctttatttaataaaatgccAGTTTGACTGTGCATGCAGTAATCTTTGGAAATGGGCATTCTGGATTTAAGTGTTACCCAATGATTGTTTTGTATTACATTGTTTAGTCATGCATGTGCACAGGAACGGACCATACGTGTGCCACAGTAGTGTTTTTTAGATCACGTACACACTCACTGTAGAAGAGgaatggtgtcttttttttctaaatgtatgAACCATTAGCATTGATTTTTATTAAACATCAAGTGGTAATCATAACACTGTTTATGGGTCATGTGACCACTCCTGTAGAACGGACATTTTCTTAAGCTTGGGTAACACGAACACAATGATCACATTGaatactaaaataaatgtaactgaAAATACGCCTGGactcatttttacatttattttttttacatacaatACATCCACATGCTATCAGGTCTTTTTTCTGGATTATTTGACTTCATAGTAATATACCAATTTTGATTTACCATAAAATCAATTATGAGCTTTTAAAAGATCATTTGTCACACTGCAACGAATGTATGCCGTGACTAAACATGCAAATCTTTatagaccttttttgttcattttaatatgAATACCTATAGTATGGTAAAAGTATTCTAAGTTAGACGGGTTCTTTTTACCCTATCCATGTCATTTTAAGGCCATGAGGAGAATGGAGACAATGGGTGACGGTTCGTCAAAGGTATTTAATGCAGAGAGTCcgtcatgtaatgtaaatgtgaagGTGTTCGCGAAAGCtaaagaacaaaacaactgGCAGATACAAGTCACATCGACATACTAAACTGACTTTTAATGTTATATTATACCAGGCAATGACTTACATGGAACAGAATGTTTTAAACTCCCCATGTTTGCGttccttttttaatgaaactTTTCAGCATAATGACTCATTACATTTGCCATTTTATTCACATCCAGTTATGACATTTCTTCAACATACTATACAGGGACTAAAGAAATCTTTCAAACTTATTTTATCAAGTCATTTTGGGGGAAAAAGTAATTGTATAGAGTGATAATGATTAACAGTCTTACCATGGTACATTATAAAGTTAAACATGAAAATGGAATAAGTAGTGGTCAAGTCCGTTCGACAAATTCCAGAGCCAATTTTAAAAGATCCGAAATAATAAATTGTAAACTCTGGACCATCTGAGGTGTGACAAAGATCTGACTGAGACGATGTCAAACACCAGATGTTTagtttattatcattattaagtGTTGAAACATCGCCTGAACATTCAAAcaatacaagaaaaaagaagctaGCGTATGCAGATTATGATTAAAAGAAAGGAATGAGATAAAAGCGTGTGGGTGAGTACGTGAGGGGCGGCAGGGCCGCGTTTTCACGGAGCTTGGCGTCTTCTGGCAGACAAGGCAGGGAATTCGTCGCTTAAGATTGCTGGATCTCTGCAGGTGGGACAGGTTCTATTCTCCTTCAGCCACGAGCGGATACACTGAACACACGGCAGGGACGCTTTTAAAATCGGTGGACTAAAAGTCATTAAAAATTGACAGACTTCTAAAACACGCTTCATTTAGAATAACGTAAGAGTGTCTCCGCTCACCTCGTCGTGGAAGCTGTGGCGGCACTCCAGCACGCAGATGTTGCCGGGATTCATGTCCTCGTGACAGATGATGCAAGGATCCTCGACGttcagctgcagacacacaagcgCAGAGTCCAAACCGGTCGTGTTttactgacacacaaacagtggtggcatttgtttctttctctgaCGTCTCGCTGACTGGCGGCGTCCTGGACTTACTGCGTTGGGGGGTGTGTCCCTCTTTTGTTCGGGGGGCTGCCAGGCCGGGGGGGCATGAAACAGGGTGCCGTACTTCGACGGGCTCTCGCTTCTCATGACGTTTCTCTCCTGTGGGGGAGGAGAACAAACAATCACTGGTGCCGATTCGTGggattgaatgaatgaatctttAGGGACTCGTCGTAAGTTGTTTATGGACGGCTCTAAAACGCCAATAAATCCGAATAGAATAAACTGTTGCAGAGACAAAGACTCACTGCGTTGGTCTTTTGTCCGTGTGCTTTCCAGACCGGGGCGACCCCCGGCCACGCGGTGCACGGAGTCCTCGCGTTCGATGCCGCAGCTTTAGGCTTCTCCTGAGAGGAAGAGGGGCCGAAACAATCAGTGGAGTAAATACCCCCCAAATACCCCCTCAATAATAGGGgtcttcacaaaaaaaaaaaaaaaaaagtacctgATGGTCCAGGATCAGCTGAGTCACTCCGCCGACCATTTCCTGAATGGTCATGTTGCTAAGGTTACCACCGCGGGACGAACGGAACTCCTGGACAAACCTCATGAAGTCCGACctgaacacaaacacgtgtCACTGCTTGCAGTTGTTCAAGTAGAGGAAAATAGTCAACATCTACGTCAGAGATCCAGCGTTACCTTGTGTAAGCGGGGAAGATGGCGGCAAGGCGCTCAACCGACTGGTCAAACACCGTGTTGTGTTGCGGCTCCACAGTCCTGGACGCGGGTCGGAGCGGAGGCGGAGCCTGAGCGGACGCCGCTTCAGACGGAGGGGCGGCTGCCGCGGACTGCAACGTTAAGACAGCACAGAGTTCCCTTTTTATTAGCCGTACATTACTGGGTAAAAAGCATTTCTAATATCTGATAAACATTTTCTGCTATTAGAGAATCTAAGCAGTTTATCTCGCCGTGTAGCGATAGACGAGGTGGCAGCCATAGATACAGAAGTACAAGCGATAGCAGAAGGATCTTAAGTAGCAGAGGTATATAGATTATTGTTATAACATCTAATAAGACGTTTACAGACAGTGGtataaaagcagcaaatctCCAAGCTTTTTATGAACAATGCATCAGCAGCACACGCCGTGCTGGTGGGACTGGTTCTCTTActggtgcagcaggagagtCCGACTGGCCGTCGACTGCGAGCGGAGCCCATTCAGTGAGTCTTCTGCCGCTGTTCACTTGATCCAGCTGCTCCTGATAAAGCGCCTGGGGAAAATATGAAGGCTTACTAAACATCTGGATCAACACACGTCAAACGTTGCGACATCCtgcttatatatttatacttctTTGAGGGATTTATTTGGAGTGAAGCTGGAGACGCCGTGGTGGTACTTTTAACAAAGAGCAGCTCTAGAAGCGTTGCAGTGTGCGATCATCTACTCGTGTTGCTGCATGAGACGGACTCTGGTACCTCAGCACTGGAGATTTTCTTCTCAACCTCTTGGACATTCACTCTCCAGATGTTTCTAGCCACTTCCATCTCTGGGTATCTGGACAAAGACGAAGGGACGACGCACAATATGAACACATCCGCCACCAGCCGgtcctttcagaataaaagcggCGATTCGCCGTCTGACCTCTGAGCCgcttcgtccagtttgttgagCAGAGCCTTGGCGATGGCGAGGTCCGTGTACAGAGCGTACACGGCCTGATCCCGGCTGCTCTCCACCATCCACACCTGGAGGAGCACAGTGATGGCCGTGAACTTCACAAGCAGGATCAATCACAAGCATAACGGGAGAAAAGGCTATTTAAAGTACATGTATACCAGGTggatatgcatttattttatcattagGTTTATGAGCATGTCATcactattttactttaaaataccTTTAAGTTGTTTAAACTTTACacccacaaaacaaaaaagctctTAACATTGATAATAAATGGATTTATTCAGAACGCTAGCAGCTGACTCCCTTCATATTAAATCCGTGTCACAGCGGTTGAGGATCAACCTACCTTAGCGGTCTGACACCTCCTGGTCGCCGCGGTAACCAAGGCCTTACAGCGAttgatctcctcctccatgctcATCTTCTCGGCTGCTGACTGATTGCTGAAAGGAAACaacggagggagaagaagaagtgaacaAAAGAAGCTGAGGAGCTTTAGTTTATGCTTCACTATTGACACCTACCTATACTCAAGGAAATCACTCAGCTTTAAGTCGAAGTTGGCTTTCCTCTCCTGGAGGCTTTGGGAAAGTCTTTgcatgaaaaaaagacaaatgacaaaacaaaaacattagaaaaaaatatataaatttaCTTTGTactgaaataaatcatttaagcTGCAACAATAAATATACTAATTGAATAATTCAGCACACCAATATAATAATGTCCCAGGAGAAATGTAGAAGTGGAGAAATACTCTAATGCAAGTACATCCATAATGTACTCAGGCACAGTACTTAGTAAATGTACTCTGTTACCTCCCCTGTTGCTCCCCCAGCTCTTCAATCTCCATCTTCAAGGCCCTCAGTCCTTCCTGGTaggccttcttctccttctggtccttcctcacctcctcttcaAGCTTCTGCTGGAACAGAGCCAGCTCCCTGTTGGTCACCTTGACGAGAGGAAAACATCAGTTGACAGGTTTTTATGTACTTtgttgcaaaaagtcatgatgACGAGACAAGGTTTGTTGGATTTGTGGTTCATTATTTTCTTATGTCAATATCTAAAATTGGTTCAGATTGATCGATTGTAACTACTTGTGGACTTACTTGAATATTGGCTTTGATTTCCTGAATATCCTCCTCGAGGACGGCGATGTCTTCGTTGTGTCTCTGGTTGACTCTGTCACAGCCGTTCAGCATTTTCTTGATCTGCTTCTCCAACTTCCTGTAGTTCTTTTGCTTCATGTTGATGTCACCCTGGAAGAAGAACAGGACAAAAAGGGTCAACTACAACTTCATGACTTTAACACAGAGCTCCACAATGAATTCCAACCAGTTTTAATAACGGCGCCGGGGCGATTGTCAGTCAGTCCCTTGCTGAGAGAAGCCTCTGGGGGACCGACTGGGGACTCGGGTAGTAACGCACGAAGCTGCACTGAACTCACCGGGCAGCTCTCAAAGCGCTCGTACATCTCCGTGTTCACCGCCACACCCCTCATGTTCTCGTGACACGTCTGAGAAGAAaacggaaaaaacaaaagcccttgaaacgtctctcacacacagttcAGCAGCTGCTGAAGCTGGTTGATTGAGAACGGTGGATATTGTGCACGGCAATCTAGTTTTCATACTTCTTTGAAAGGAAATGTTTGGTATTCACCTGTACGTGTACATGTTTCTTCAATAAGCCATCATTGGTTGTCACCGAGGACATTTCTGAAGGTCCGCCATCCAGCTCCAGATCCAGCTCCCCGTAGTCAGTGGCTAAAACGTAAGGGGGGAGAAGTTCCCGCGGAGGCGCCTGGGAGCTTATTACATAAGGATTTGGCACGAAGGGATGAACGTCAGTTTGTGCCGGAAAATAACTGTCCAAGTGGCTTTCGAGAGCAGATTCAAGCCCCCCGTTCAAGTAAGGACCCAGAGAGACCGAGCCGGGATCCGTTATTACATCCAAGTCGTCCAGACTGGCTCCCTGcggcgcctgctgctgcaggcacatGGCGTGCTTCATCAGGCCCACGTGGCTTCCGATCTTTATGAAGCGGAGGGATTCCAGAAGGAAGGACTCGAAGCCGCCCGCCTCCTGCATCTTCAGCTGAGCCACGGCGGGGAAGTTCACCAGCTCGCCGGACAGCAGGGGGTCCTCGGCCTCCAGCGGGCCGTGCTCCTCCAAGATCAGAGCGAAATAGCTGCCGAGACATTCAGATGTTAAACGTCTAACGAGGGGAAATGTACATTAAAAATACTTCATGCAGGGGGGGGAAATGCAACTACGTGCATGTTCACAACAGCTGTATTTGACTGGAGTATTTTTATTGTTAAGATGTTTTGACCGTGAAGTCATTTGTGGACTGGTgacagtgaaaagaaaaaattgtataaaatgtaatattatagTAATGCATCATATCATGTTAGTATATAAAAACTAACtagtatatataaaaaaattgtACTTACTCGTACAAACTCTCTTTTGTCGGGTCAGGGTTGTTGTCTAGAATCATTTTATAGTGACCTCCGTGTCTCCTGCTGTTGTACTGCTCCTCAAAATCAGCCACTTCCTCTCGAAGGTGACTCGGTACACTGAACGGATCCCCCGGGTGAAGGAACGATCTGTCGACACCAAATCCCGTTGTTACGCACGAGAACGGACAATAAAACCAGTGTCTGACGTGGGAGAACTTACAAAGAATCATCTTCAAATAAATCTTGTTCATCGGCCGGAGTTGAAGCTCTCGTCCCGGGGAAAACGTAATAGGCCtgaaaggaagaggagaggcgACACTTTAGAGTCACGCGATCAAGACGCGTATTCTCTTCACAAAGCAGCCATCCCGCCCGCACTCACCCGCGGCTCTTTGGCTTTCTTTTTCCGGCCTCGACTCTTCATAGGAGATTTCTGAAATCGAAAAAGCAGAGTAAATAAGGGAGCGGGAAGAGCCACAAAGTGAAAAGTGAGCCTTAAAAATCCCTTTAGGGTCAACTACTtgtactgctgctgcttccgTCACCAGTACAATACTTCTACTAGTTAAACAACGCTGTCCACGTAATAATGTGAGCTGGACCCAGAGAACGTGAGAAGAAGCCGTTTCCATTTGTTTCCAttcattatgctaagctacgctagcTGGCGTAGCTTAGCTGGAGTTTCAGAGCATTTGGCTCTGAATTAGTtagcataaaaaacaaaaacaccatcaTGGCTCCAAAAacttacattttcattttcagactTTTTTATGACTGAACAATGTccatctgaaaaataaaagaattggGAGTCAAATCACCACCAACAAATGAAGAAGCCTTCAAACCACATGTTTGAAAGGTGAACTATACATACCCATATCAAAATAGTCATCCAGTATTTGGTGGCAGGTGAGATATTTGTCCCTATGCTCCTCCAGAGTCCAGATAAAGAGTCTCATGTCATGTGGTGGGGCTTGTTTCAGGTGCTCAGTCACCGTCACGCTGCTTGAAAAAAGCTCCGTCCTCGTGCCGAATTTCTCTATAATCGCGTCCTGCAACGGGCCAAAGTTGAGCAGAAAAGACAAATCCAGCTGCTCCAAGTGCTCCGCGTGGCGCTCGATGAAGGATCTCGCAGCGTTCAGACCTACGGAGAGCAGCGGAAAACGTGGTGAGACTGGAGGACAAAGTGtggacagcaaaaaaaaaaaaaaaaaaaaaaaaaaaaaaagattgagacCAGACTAAAATTACTCCTGAGTTATCGGCTAAAGAACCTAAAATGTGTGCAGATTTAAATGGGACCGGTTCTAATAACGCAAACTGACGAGCAAAGTCAAAGTCGACGGTTGAAAGGGACCCACTTCAGAAATACTCAAACTTAACTACACTCTGCTATTCATCCATTCAACATCCACTTGTTCATCACATGAGCCACGCTGACCTGCGTTGTTGAGCTGGATCACCCATCTGCTGAGTTTGGGATTCATATCCTCACAGTCACTGAGTAGGTGTATAAGGACACGAGCCCAGACGCGATTCTTCCGCTCCAGCAGCAAATCGACCGCCTGCCTCAGAGTCGCCAGCGGCTCCTGCTGCAGGTTCAGCATCCTCCCCGCGACATGGTTTCCCCTGGAGGAGTCCAGTTCCAGCCAGGGCCTCAGGGCGGCCGCCAGGTCGGACACGTGGAGGCActtctcctccctcagcagctccacgttcTGGCTGGTCTGCAGGAGAACTGGATCCCTGTACACCCGCCaggctgaagacacagaggatACAAAAGGGACTGAGCAACACTCGTTGGTCAAATATTAGAGTTGCCTAATCTGTGTCTGCAACTGCAGGAATATAGAATAGAGGTGCAATAAAAAGGCAAGAAGCTTCAAGCTAATCGGTACCTTTCTGTTGACTGTGGGTCGCTGGGTCTTCCATCTGCTGCAGAATCTCGTCGTTTATCGCCTGCTTTTCTTGAAATGACAGCTTATGCTGCTTCCTCGTGAGCTTGTGCTCCTCTTTTGATTTTAACTTCCTTGGACTGAGAAttaatagaaaacaaaaaagggggaGTTATTTGGAAACCAGGTACCTGTCAGCATGTGATACCAGAAACACTACAGTCATCCCGGTCTTTTGGTTCTCGACTCACCTCGAGCATTTCTGATTCAGTTTGGGCTTCTTCGGAATCTGTGGTTTAGAG
This window harbors:
- the ttc3 gene encoding E3 ubiquitin-protein ligase TTC3 isoform X1; the encoded protein is MSDSDSDCEWEDQLTPKRIRKFDQILTLRPPLEVFERWIRVPPETRKDAGRRMRICVFWLPILLQREEYSAIFCWALQLGLIPHNNELGLNNLQKISTVETILRALEKGTVEKDRTKQVVKISNLLNLRSDGGLEEALRWLELTGEPYVSQRVRIMGDERARHTTMLFIYTEFAKYIHEMGTDLEKTLRSLMSRPSTHLIMQSDEMKKKGNENFEKKQYEDAVLFYSKAIQYYPDNHIAYGNRALCYIRCHKYLKAACDGKSATLIEPFWAKGHYRYCEALCSMGEVRMAIEANATAQSLCKDDHKGMKDLEQQRLKFRDALSANVSQTMKKKNGKRTQSPNKTPWPPFVKVDKKNDPPPQTKVPEVKPEVRQKNEKPAQSESSKNPKPSKSELSSKIGKSVASSPKKIPKMKKEPEEEQKQKRTPFDKAAVCKELRSMVQDAHAALADLRSRNAEEAFRKALVLLETSPAKELGLSTLDVLLLLYGRALALTEIGQLEELVEAQTLLEKIKSFEERTFQCLVFYAVGKVFLRENRFSLALAQFSDSLQTVKNKITPGKLTWPLTKEIVKETQPEYLTEVLEQAIELCKFPPIPDAICRLEKCLVPLKAEIYLTDPDFKGYIRICCCESCILEYHTACWKSLKTAFSDKNEKDFLKESCFTPDCFGKICKIQLFRPTGLLKCEFVAAISKPQIPKKPKLNQKCSSPRKLKSKEEHKLTRKQHKLSFQEKQAINDEILQQMEDPATHSQQKAWRVYRDPVLLQTSQNVELLREEKCLHVSDLAAALRPWLELDSSRGNHVAGRMLNLQQEPLATLRQAVDLLLERKNRVWARVLIHLLSDCEDMNPKLSRWVIQLNNAGLNAARSFIERHAEHLEQLDLSFLLNFGPLQDAIIEKFGTRTELFSSSVTVTEHLKQAPPHDMRLFIWTLEEHRDKYLTCHQILDDYFDMDGHCSVIKKSENENKSPMKSRGRKKKAKEPRAYYVFPGTRASTPADEQDLFEDDSLSFLHPGDPFSVPSHLREEVADFEEQYNSRRHGGHYKMILDNNPDPTKESLYDYFALILEEHGPLEAEDPLLSGELVNFPAVAQLKMQEAGGFESFLLESLRFIKIGSHVGLMKHAMCLQQQAPQGASLDDLDVITDPGSVSLGPYLNGGLESALESHLDSYFPAQTDVHPFVPNPYVISSQAPPRELLPPYVLATDYGELDLELDGGPSEMSSVTTNDGLLKKHVHVQTCHENMRGVAVNTEMYERFESCPGDINMKQKNYRKLEKQIKKMLNGCDRVNQRHNEDIAVLEEDIQEIKANIQVTNRELALFQQKLEEEVRKDQKEKKAYQEGLRALKMEIEELGEQQGRLSQSLQERKANFDLKLSDFLEYSNQSAAEKMSMEEEINRCKALVTAATRRCQTAKVWMVESSRDQAVYALYTDLAIAKALLNKLDEAAQRYPEMEVARNIWRVNVQEVEKKISSAEALYQEQLDQVNSGRRLTEWAPLAVDGQSDSPAAPSAAAAPPSEAASAQAPPPLRPASRTVEPQHNTVFDQSVERLAAIFPAYTRSDFMRFVQEFRSSRGGNLSNMTIQEMVGGVTQLILDHQEKPKAAASNARTPCTAWPGVAPVWKAHGQKTNAERNVMRSESPSKYGTLFHAPPAWQPPEQKRDTPPNALNVEDPCIICHEDMNPGNICVLECRHSFHDECIRSWLKENRTCPTCRDPAILSDEFPALSARRRQAP
- the ttc3 gene encoding E3 ubiquitin-protein ligase TTC3 isoform X2 is translated as MSDSDSDCEWEDQLTPKRIRKFDQILTLRPPLEVFERWIRVPPETRKDAGRRMRICVFWLPILLQREEYSAIFCWALQLGLIPHNNELGLNNLQKISTVETILRALEKGTVEKDRTKQVVKISNLLNLRSDGGLEEALRWLELTGEPYVSQRVRIMGDERARHTTMLFIYTEFAKYIHEMGTDLEKTLRSLMSRPSTHLIMQSDEMKKKGNENFEKKQYEDAVLFYSKAIQYYPDNHIAYGNRALCYIRCHKYLKAACDGKSATLIEPFWAKGHYRYCEALCSMGEVRMAIEANATAQSLCKDDHKGMKDLEQQRLKFRDALSANVSQTMKKKNGKRTQSPNKTPWPPFVKVDKKNDPPPQTKVPEVKPEVRQKNEKPAQSESSKNPKPSKSELSSKIGKSVASSPKKIPKMKKEPEEEKQKRTPFDKAAVCKELRSMVQDAHAALADLRSRNAEEAFRKALVLLETSPAKELGLSTLDVLLLLYGRALALTEIGQLEELVEAQTLLEKIKSFEERTFQCLVFYAVGKVFLRENRFSLALAQFSDSLQTVKNKITPGKLTWPLTKEIVKETQPEYLTEVLEQAIELCKFPPIPDAICRLEKCLVPLKAEIYLTDPDFKGYIRICCCESCILEYHTACWKSLKTAFSDKNEKDFLKESCFTPDCFGKICKIQLFRPTGLLKCEFVAAISKPQIPKKPKLNQKCSSPRKLKSKEEHKLTRKQHKLSFQEKQAINDEILQQMEDPATHSQQKAWRVYRDPVLLQTSQNVELLREEKCLHVSDLAAALRPWLELDSSRGNHVAGRMLNLQQEPLATLRQAVDLLLERKNRVWARVLIHLLSDCEDMNPKLSRWVIQLNNAGLNAARSFIERHAEHLEQLDLSFLLNFGPLQDAIIEKFGTRTELFSSSVTVTEHLKQAPPHDMRLFIWTLEEHRDKYLTCHQILDDYFDMDGHCSVIKKSENENKSPMKSRGRKKKAKEPRAYYVFPGTRASTPADEQDLFEDDSLSFLHPGDPFSVPSHLREEVADFEEQYNSRRHGGHYKMILDNNPDPTKESLYDYFALILEEHGPLEAEDPLLSGELVNFPAVAQLKMQEAGGFESFLLESLRFIKIGSHVGLMKHAMCLQQQAPQGASLDDLDVITDPGSVSLGPYLNGGLESALESHLDSYFPAQTDVHPFVPNPYVISSQAPPRELLPPYVLATDYGELDLELDGGPSEMSSVTTNDGLLKKHVHVQTCHENMRGVAVNTEMYERFESCPGDINMKQKNYRKLEKQIKKMLNGCDRVNQRHNEDIAVLEEDIQEIKANIQVTNRELALFQQKLEEEVRKDQKEKKAYQEGLRALKMEIEELGEQQGRLSQSLQERKANFDLKLSDFLEYSNQSAAEKMSMEEEINRCKALVTAATRRCQTAKVWMVESSRDQAVYALYTDLAIAKALLNKLDEAAQRYPEMEVARNIWRVNVQEVEKKISSAEALYQEQLDQVNSGRRLTEWAPLAVDGQSDSPAAPSAAAAPPSEAASAQAPPPLRPASRTVEPQHNTVFDQSVERLAAIFPAYTRSDFMRFVQEFRSSRGGNLSNMTIQEMVGGVTQLILDHQEKPKAAASNARTPCTAWPGVAPVWKAHGQKTNAERNVMRSESPSKYGTLFHAPPAWQPPEQKRDTPPNALNVEDPCIICHEDMNPGNICVLECRHSFHDECIRSWLKENRTCPTCRDPAILSDEFPALSARRRQAP